From a region of the Streptomyces sp. NBC_00102 genome:
- the idi gene encoding isopentenyl-diphosphate Delta-isomerase encodes MPTTPATATHSSSNGSAEAIMLELVDESGTTIGTAEKLSAHQAPGRLHRAFSVFLFDERGRLLLQRRALGKYHSPGVWSNTCCGHPYPGEAPFAAAARRTYEELGISPSLMAAAGTVRYNHPDPASGLVEQEFNHLYVGLAQDAPEPDPEEVGETVFVTAEELAERHAEGPFSAWFMTVLDAARPAIRELTGPSAGW; translated from the coding sequence ATGCCGACCACACCAGCCACCGCGACGCACAGCTCGTCGAACGGCTCCGCAGAAGCGATCATGCTCGAACTGGTCGACGAGAGCGGCACCACCATCGGCACCGCGGAGAAGCTCTCCGCCCATCAGGCCCCCGGTCGGCTGCACCGCGCCTTCTCGGTCTTCCTCTTCGACGAGCGGGGACGGCTGCTGCTCCAGCGCCGGGCGCTGGGCAAGTACCACTCCCCCGGCGTGTGGTCGAACACCTGCTGCGGTCACCCCTACCCGGGTGAGGCGCCCTTCGCCGCCGCCGCCCGGCGTACGTACGAGGAGCTGGGCATCTCGCCGTCGCTGATGGCCGCCGCCGGGACCGTGCGCTACAACCACCCCGACCCCGCGTCGGGCCTGGTGGAGCAGGAGTTCAACCACCTGTACGTCGGTCTGGCCCAGGACGCCCCGGAGCCCGACCCGGAGGAGGTCGGCGAGACGGTGTTCGTGACCGCCGAGGAACTGGCCGAGCGGCACGCCGAGGGGCCGTTCTCCGCGTGGTTCATGACGGTGCTGGACGCGGCGCGGCCGGCCATCCGCGAGCTGACGGGCCCTTCGGCCGGCTGGTGA
- a CDS encoding BCCT family transporter produces the protein MPQDDQRPESLPVTADLPEDSRLGRKPTTDRVVFGVTAVLTLAFVLWGSVATDSLESVSTDLLEGLIHNGGWAFMLAASGFVVFALWLAISRYGRISLGQEGEEPEFRTVSWVAMMFSAGMGIGLMFYGVSEPLAHFTNPPPGTRPADEAEAMQTAMATTLFHWTLHPWAIYAVVGLAIAYSTYRRRRRQTISAVFEPLIGARHSHGGFGRVIDILAIFATLFGSAASLGLGALQIGSGFHELNWREKTGTGLLVAIIAVLTVAFVASAVSGVEKGIQWLSNINMVLALILAVFVFVAGPTIIVLDLLPTSIAEYFRELPQLAGRTEATGEGEVADWLSSWTVFYWAWWISWTPFVGMFIARISRGRTIRQFIGGVILVPSTVSLVWFAIFGGSAIRLKAAGKLGGAVTPEAQLFGLLKEFPVATLMSVLVMILVGIFFVSGADAASIVMGTLSQKGVLEPAKWVVVFWGVVTGAVAAVMLLIGDGEGDALAGLQNLTILVAAPFTIVMVGMCVSLMRDLRQDPLIVRHEFGVEAVESAVIQGHAKYDGDFEIRIGPGSEVTEDHRHQHEGPGPASPPEGD, from the coding sequence GTGCCGCAGGACGACCAGAGACCGGAGAGTCTGCCCGTCACGGCGGATCTTCCCGAAGATTCGCGGCTCGGGCGGAAGCCCACCACCGACCGGGTGGTCTTCGGAGTCACCGCCGTGCTCACGCTCGCCTTCGTGCTCTGGGGCTCGGTCGCCACCGACTCGCTGGAGAGCGTCTCCACCGATCTGCTCGAAGGGCTCATCCACAACGGCGGTTGGGCCTTCATGCTCGCCGCGTCCGGCTTCGTGGTCTTCGCGCTGTGGCTGGCGATCAGCCGCTACGGGAGGATCTCGCTCGGCCAGGAGGGGGAGGAGCCGGAGTTCCGGACCGTCTCCTGGGTCGCGATGATGTTCAGCGCCGGCATGGGCATCGGCCTGATGTTCTACGGAGTGAGCGAACCACTGGCCCACTTCACCAACCCGCCGCCCGGAACCCGCCCCGCCGACGAGGCCGAGGCGATGCAGACCGCGATGGCCACCACCCTCTTCCACTGGACGCTCCACCCCTGGGCGATCTACGCCGTCGTCGGGCTCGCCATCGCGTACAGCACCTACCGCAGGCGCCGCCGGCAGACGATCAGCGCCGTCTTCGAACCGCTCATCGGGGCGCGCCACTCCCACGGTGGCTTCGGCAGGGTCATCGACATCCTCGCGATCTTCGCGACCCTCTTCGGCTCCGCCGCCTCCCTCGGTCTGGGCGCGCTCCAGATCGGCAGCGGCTTCCACGAGCTGAACTGGCGGGAGAAGACGGGCACCGGACTGCTGGTCGCCATCATCGCCGTCCTGACCGTGGCGTTCGTCGCCTCGGCCGTCTCCGGGGTGGAGAAGGGCATCCAGTGGCTCTCCAACATCAACATGGTGCTCGCCCTGATCCTCGCCGTCTTCGTGTTCGTCGCCGGCCCCACGATCATCGTTCTCGACCTGCTGCCCACCTCCATCGCCGAGTACTTCCGCGAACTGCCCCAGCTCGCAGGACGCACCGAGGCGACCGGTGAGGGCGAGGTCGCCGACTGGCTGAGCTCCTGGACGGTCTTCTACTGGGCGTGGTGGATCTCCTGGACGCCCTTCGTCGGCATGTTCATCGCCCGCATCAGCAGGGGCCGCACCATCCGGCAGTTCATCGGCGGGGTCATCCTCGTGCCGAGCACCGTCAGCCTCGTCTGGTTCGCGATCTTCGGCGGCTCCGCGATCCGGCTCAAGGCCGCCGGCAAGCTCGGCGGCGCCGTCACACCGGAGGCCCAGCTCTTCGGCCTGCTCAAGGAGTTCCCGGTCGCCACCCTGATGAGCGTACTGGTGATGATCCTGGTCGGGATCTTCTTCGTCTCCGGCGCCGACGCCGCCTCGATCGTGATGGGCACGCTCTCGCAGAAGGGCGTGCTGGAGCCGGCGAAGTGGGTGGTCGTCTTCTGGGGCGTCGTCACCGGTGCGGTGGCCGCCGTCATGCTGCTCATCGGTGACGGCGAAGGCGACGCGCTGGCCGGACTGCAGAACCTCACCATCCTCGTTGCCGCGCCCTTCACGATCGTGATGGTCGGCATGTGCGTCTCCCTCATGCGTGACCTGCGCCAGGACCCGCTCATCGTCCGTCACGAATTCGGTGTCGAGGCGGTGGAGAGCGCGGTCATCCAGGGGCACGCCAAGTACGACGGCGACTTCGAGATCCGGATCGGCCCCGGCAGCGAGGTCACCGAGGATCACCGCCACCAGCACGAGGGCCCCGGCCCTGCGTCCCCGCCGGAGGGGGACTGA
- a CDS encoding enoyl-CoA hydratase/isomerase family protein, whose translation MDRTEPQLEHTVADGVATVVISNPAKRNAMTAPMWRELPVLLERLAADSSVRVLVLTGAGDTFCAGADISSLQEPGKLTSELTVAAEEALAAFPRPTLAAVRGFCVGGGSQLAAACDLRFAEEGARFGITPAKLGIVYSSSSTRRLVGLVGPATAKYLLFSGELIGTERALRTGLIDEVLPPAELAGRVAEFCGVLAARSQLTQAAAKEFATGRTDRDAYWAAQARTSEDTAEGVGAFLERRTPRFTWTT comes from the coding sequence ATGGACCGCACCGAGCCACAGCTGGAGCACACCGTCGCGGACGGGGTGGCGACCGTCGTCATCAGCAATCCCGCGAAACGGAACGCCATGACGGCCCCGATGTGGCGTGAACTGCCCGTCCTGCTGGAACGGCTCGCGGCCGACTCCTCGGTACGGGTACTGGTACTCACGGGCGCGGGCGACACCTTCTGCGCGGGAGCGGACATCTCCTCCCTCCAGGAGCCCGGGAAGCTGACCTCGGAGCTCACGGTGGCCGCCGAGGAGGCGCTCGCCGCGTTCCCCCGGCCGACCCTCGCCGCCGTACGCGGCTTCTGCGTGGGCGGCGGCAGCCAGCTGGCGGCGGCCTGCGACCTCCGGTTCGCCGAGGAGGGAGCGCGGTTCGGCATCACCCCGGCCAAGCTGGGGATCGTCTACTCGTCCTCCTCGACCCGGCGGCTCGTCGGGCTGGTCGGGCCGGCGACCGCGAAGTACCTCCTCTTCTCCGGGGAGCTGATCGGCACGGAGCGGGCCCTGCGCACGGGTCTGATCGACGAGGTGCTGCCGCCGGCGGAGCTGGCGGGCCGGGTCGCGGAGTTCTGCGGCGTCCTGGCGGCCCGCTCCCAGCTGACCCAGGCGGCGGCGAAGGAGTTCGCCACCGGTCGTACCGACCGGGACGCCTACTGGGCCGCGCAGGCGCGGACGAGCGAGGACACGGCGGAGGGCGTCGGCGCCTTCCTGGAGCGGCGGACGCCGCGATTCACCTGGACCACCTGA
- a CDS encoding cation diffusion facilitator family transporter, which produces MGAGHDHGHTHGTPATASAAYLGRLRTALGITLGVMVMEIVGGVLADSLALIADAAHMATDGLGLGMALLAIHFANRPAGPNRTFGFARAEILAALANCLLLLGVGGFLVFEAVDRFITPADTRGGLAIAFASVGLIANLVSLTLLMGGQKDSLNVRGAYLEVLADTLGSVTVLVAAGVILATGWQAADPIASLAIGLMIVPRTVKLLRETVNVLLESAPKGVDMAEVRAHIIALPGVLDVHDLHAWTITSGMPVLSAHVVVHQEMLDSIGHEKLLHDLQGCVGDHFDVEHCTFQLEPSGHAAHEARLCR; this is translated from the coding sequence ATGGGGGCCGGCCACGACCACGGTCATACGCACGGCACACCCGCCACGGCTTCGGCCGCGTACCTGGGGCGGTTGCGGACCGCCCTGGGCATCACCCTCGGCGTCATGGTCATGGAGATCGTCGGCGGCGTACTCGCCGACTCGCTCGCCCTGATCGCCGACGCCGCCCACATGGCGACGGACGGGCTGGGGCTGGGCATGGCGCTGCTCGCCATCCACTTCGCCAACCGCCCGGCGGGACCGAACCGTACCTTCGGGTTCGCCCGCGCCGAGATCCTGGCGGCCCTGGCCAACTGCCTCCTGCTGCTGGGCGTCGGCGGCTTCCTGGTCTTCGAGGCGGTCGACCGCTTCATCACTCCGGCGGACACCCGCGGCGGTCTGGCCATCGCCTTCGCCTCCGTGGGTCTGATCGCCAACCTGGTCTCGCTCACCCTGCTGATGGGCGGGCAGAAGGACAGCCTGAACGTCCGGGGCGCCTACCTGGAGGTGCTCGCGGACACCCTGGGCTCGGTCACCGTCCTCGTGGCGGCGGGCGTCATCCTGGCCACCGGCTGGCAGGCGGCCGACCCGATCGCCTCCCTGGCGATCGGTCTGATGATCGTCCCGCGCACGGTGAAGCTGCTGCGCGAGACCGTCAACGTGCTGCTGGAGTCCGCACCCAAGGGAGTGGACATGGCCGAGGTGCGCGCCCACATCATCGCGCTGCCCGGCGTGCTGGACGTCCACGACCTGCACGCCTGGACGATCACCTCCGGCATGCCGGTGCTCTCCGCACACGTAGTCGTCCACCAGGAGATGCTGGACTCGATCGGGCACGAGAAACTCCTCCACGACCTTCAGGGATGCGTCGGCGACCACTTCGACGTGGAGCACTGCACCTTCCAGCTGGAACCGAGCGGACACGCGGCCCACGAGGCGAGACTCTGCAGGTGA
- a CDS encoding ATP-binding protein — MESRGSVPARPVPYEGVWRFSAPAVDVSVPQARHAVRDLIARQGVPVDDDILQGLLLIVSELATNAVKHAALLSPELAVEVAIGTDWIRVSVEDNHPYRPTALETDHAQTGGRGLLLVKEITAEAGGTCDVEHTTTGGKIIWAVLPLRQPL, encoded by the coding sequence ATGGAGAGCCGCGGGAGTGTTCCGGCCCGACCCGTGCCGTACGAAGGGGTGTGGCGGTTCAGCGCCCCCGCCGTCGACGTATCGGTCCCCCAGGCCAGGCACGCGGTGCGTGACCTGATCGCCAGGCAGGGCGTACCCGTCGACGACGACATCCTCCAGGGGCTGCTGCTGATCGTTTCGGAGCTGGCGACCAACGCGGTCAAGCACGCCGCCCTCCTCTCGCCCGAGCTGGCGGTGGAGGTGGCCATCGGCACCGACTGGATCAGGGTCTCCGTAGAGGACAACCATCCCTACCGCCCCACCGCGCTGGAGACCGACCACGCTCAGACGGGCGGCCGTGGGCTGCTGCTCGTGAAGGAGATCACCGCCGAGGCGGGCGGCACCTGCGACGTCGAGCACACCACGACCGGCGGAAAGATCATCTGGGCGGTGCTCCCGCTGAGACAGCCGCTCTGA
- a CDS encoding HdeD family acid-resistance protein produces MLVVLGVLLAVAGIVGLVYTGVATLTTMLLFGWLLLIGGIVGLAHAVQSRGTNFVWLAVVVAALNIAAGVVVIHDPHGSAEALTMFAALLFLTGGLFRLVGSVVVRGPQFGWTLLQGAFGLLLGLLVLFDWPHSSLYVLGLFFSLSLLFDGLGLIAIGVGGRQVVGLVTERMAADGEDGDGDGARPNIAPEGGQK; encoded by the coding sequence ATGCTCGTCGTGCTCGGCGTCCTGCTGGCCGTCGCGGGCATCGTCGGTCTCGTCTACACCGGTGTGGCCACGCTCACCACGATGCTGCTCTTCGGCTGGCTCCTGCTGATCGGTGGCATCGTCGGTCTGGCGCACGCGGTCCAGTCCCGGGGCACCAACTTCGTCTGGCTCGCCGTCGTCGTCGCGGCACTGAACATCGCTGCCGGGGTGGTCGTGATCCACGACCCGCACGGCAGCGCCGAGGCGCTCACCATGTTCGCCGCGCTGCTCTTCCTCACCGGAGGGCTGTTCCGGCTCGTCGGCTCCGTGGTGGTGCGCGGACCGCAGTTCGGCTGGACGCTGCTGCAGGGCGCCTTCGGTCTGCTGCTGGGCCTGCTGGTGCTCTTCGACTGGCCGCACAGCAGCCTGTACGTCCTCGGCCTCTTCTTCTCGCTCTCGCTGCTCTTCGACGGGCTCGGCCTGATCGCGATCGGTGTCGGCGGCCGGCAGGTCGTCGGCCTGGTCACCGAGCGGATGGCCGCGGACGGGGAGGACGGCGACGGTGACGGTGCGAGGCCGAATATTGCCCCAGAAGGTGGCCAGAAGTAG
- a CDS encoding Tex family protein: protein MTTSIEGRIAEELGVRERQVTAAVALLDGGSTVPFIARYRKEATEMLDDAQLRTLEERLRYLRELEDRRSAILESVREQGKLDEALEARIRAADTKSRLEDIYLPFKPKRRTKAQIAREAGLEPLADGLLGDPSTDPLVAAAAFVDAAKGVADGAAALDGARSILAERFSEDADLTGELRERMWTRGRLAAKVRTGKEEDGSKFADYFDFTEPFTALPSHRILAMLRGEKEDVLDLVLEPEEPSDEPGPSGYENMVARRFGIADRGRPGDKWLGDTVRWAWRTRILVHLGIDLRLRLRTAAEDEAVRVFASNLRDLLLAAPAGTRATLGLDPGFRTGVKVAVVDATGKVVATDVIHPHVPANRWEESLTKLERLCVTHSVDLIAIGNGTASRETDKLAGELCDKHPELKLTKVMVSEAGASVYSASAFASQELPDMDVSLRGAVSIARRLQDPLAELVKIDPKSIGVGQYQHDLSEVKLSRSLDAVVEDCVNGVGVDVNTASAPLLSRVSGISSGLAENIVAHRDTNGPFRSRKSLKDVARLGPKAYEQCAGFLRIRDGDDPLDGSSVHPEAYPVVRRMVKTAGTEVASLIGNTEVLRSLRADAFVDDTFGLPTVTDILKELEKPGRDPRPAFRTATFKEGVEKIGDLESGMVLEGVVTNVAAFGAFVDVGVHQDGLVHVSAMSRTFVKDPRDVVKPGDIVKVKVMDVDVPRKRISLTLRLDDEAAAGQGGGRRERDAAAGQGGRPPRQRQSDGGGRRQGGERRGGGAGGARAASAPAPANSAMADALRRAGLADPGQGGRKR from the coding sequence GTGACGACGTCCATCGAAGGCAGGATCGCCGAGGAGCTCGGCGTACGTGAGCGACAGGTGACGGCAGCCGTCGCCTTGCTCGACGGCGGGTCGACCGTCCCGTTCATCGCGCGCTACCGCAAGGAAGCGACGGAGATGCTCGACGACGCCCAGCTGCGCACGCTGGAGGAGCGGCTGCGCTATCTGCGGGAACTGGAGGACCGCCGCTCCGCGATCCTCGAATCCGTCCGCGAGCAGGGCAAGCTCGACGAGGCCCTGGAGGCCCGCATCCGGGCGGCGGACACCAAGTCGCGCCTGGAGGACATCTACCTGCCGTTCAAGCCGAAGCGGCGGACCAAGGCGCAGATCGCCCGCGAGGCCGGTCTGGAGCCGCTGGCCGACGGGCTGCTCGGTGACCCGTCCACCGACCCGCTCGTCGCCGCGGCGGCGTTCGTGGACGCGGCGAAGGGGGTCGCGGACGGTGCGGCGGCCCTGGACGGCGCCCGGTCCATCCTCGCCGAACGCTTCTCCGAGGACGCCGACCTGACCGGCGAGCTGCGCGAGCGGATGTGGACGCGCGGCCGGCTCGCGGCGAAGGTGCGGACGGGCAAGGAGGAGGACGGATCGAAGTTCGCCGACTACTTCGACTTCACCGAGCCCTTCACCGCACTGCCCTCGCACCGGATCCTCGCCATGCTCCGGGGTGAGAAGGAGGACGTGCTCGATCTGGTGCTGGAACCGGAGGAGCCGTCCGACGAGCCGGGCCCGTCCGGGTACGAGAACATGGTCGCGCGCCGCTTCGGCATCGCGGACCGGGGACGGCCGGGCGACAAGTGGCTGGGCGACACGGTGCGTTGGGCCTGGCGCACCCGCATCCTGGTGCACCTCGGCATCGACCTGCGGCTGCGGCTGCGCACCGCGGCGGAGGACGAGGCGGTACGCGTCTTCGCCTCCAACCTGCGCGACCTCCTGCTGGCCGCCCCGGCGGGCACCCGGGCGACACTGGGGCTCGACCCCGGTTTCCGTACGGGCGTGAAGGTGGCGGTGGTCGACGCGACGGGCAAGGTGGTGGCGACCGACGTCATCCACCCGCACGTCCCGGCGAACCGGTGGGAGGAGTCGCTGACCAAGCTGGAGCGGCTCTGCGTCACGCACTCCGTGGATCTGATCGCGATCGGCAACGGCACCGCGTCCCGCGAGACGGACAAGCTGGCCGGTGAACTCTGCGACAAACACCCGGAGTTGAAGCTCACCAAGGTGATGGTGTCGGAGGCGGGCGCCTCGGTGTACTCGGCGTCGGCCTTCGCCTCGCAGGAACTCCCCGACATGGACGTGTCGTTGCGCGGTGCGGTGTCGATCGCGCGACGCCTGCAGGACCCGCTGGCCGAGCTGGTGAAGATCGACCCGAAGTCGATCGGCGTCGGCCAGTACCAGCACGACCTGTCCGAGGTGAAGCTCTCCCGCTCCCTGGACGCGGTGGTCGAGGACTGCGTGAACGGGGTCGGCGTGGACGTCAACACCGCGTCCGCGCCGCTGCTTTCACGGGTGTCGGGGATCAGCTCCGGGCTGGCCGAGAACATCGTCGCGCATCGGGACACCAACGGCCCCTTCCGCTCCCGCAAGTCGCTCAAGGACGTGGCCCGGCTCGGCCCGAAGGCGTACGAGCAGTGCGCGGGCTTCCTCCGCATCCGGGACGGGGACGACCCGTTGGACGGGTCGAGCGTGCACCCGGAGGCGTACCCGGTGGTGCGCCGGATGGTGAAGACTGCGGGCACCGAGGTCGCTTCCCTCATCGGCAACACGGAGGTGCTGCGGTCGTTGCGGGCCGACGCGTTCGTGGACGACACCTTCGGTCTGCCGACGGTGACCGACATCCTGAAGGAGCTGGAGAAGCCTGGCCGCGACCCGCGTCCGGCGTTCCGGACCGCCACCTTCAAGGAGGGCGTCGAGAAGATCGGCGACCTGGAGTCCGGGATGGTCCTGGAAGGTGTCGTCACCAACGTCGCCGCGTTCGGCGCCTTCGTCGACGTCGGCGTCCACCAGGACGGCCTGGTCCACGTGTCGGCGATGTCGAGGACGTTCGTGAAGGACCCGCGCGACGTCGTGAAGCCCGGGGACATCGTGAAGGTCAAGGTCATGGACGTCGACGTGCCGCGCAAGCGGATCTCGCTGACGCTGCGGCTGGACGACGAGGCGGCCGCCGGCCAGGGCGGCGGGCGGCGCGAGCGCGACGCGGCGGCGGGCCAGGGCGGCAGGCCTCCGCGCCAGCGTCAGTCGGACGGCGGCGGGCGCCGACAGGGCGGTGAGCGGCGCGGCGGCGGTGCGGGCGGCGCCCGTGCCGCGTCGGCCCCCGCGCCCGCCAACAGCGCGATGGCGGACGCCCTGCGGCGCGCCGGTCTCGCGGACCCGGGCCAGGGCGGCCGAAAGCGCTGA
- a CDS encoding ABC-F family ATP-binding cassette domain-containing protein, producing the protein MTATLVAKDLAAGHGDRTLFAGLDLVVAPGDVIGLVGVNGAGKSSLLRLLAGLDRPEEGELRLSPPTATVGHLPQEPERRPGETLREFLARRTGVADAQATMDAATQALVDGAPGADDAYSESLERWLDLGGADLDERAEEVAADLGLTVGLDLPMTALSGGQAARAGLASLLLSRYDVFLLDEPTNDLDLGGLERLERFVSGLRAGTVVISHDREFLTRTVTKVLELDLAQQQINLYGGGYASYLEERERARTHAREEFDEYADKKSALEGRAQMQRGWMDKGVKNARRKATDSDKLGRKFRSEASEKQAAKARQTQRMIERLDVVEEPRKEWELRMEIATAPRSGSVVATLREAHVVRGDFAFGPVSLQIDWADRVAITGANGAGKSTLLAALLGRLPVDSGSAVLGSGVVVGEVDQARKLFLGDETLLAAFCAAVPDTEPADVRTLLAKFGLRADHVMRPATTLSPGERTRAALALLQGKGVNLLVLDEPTNHLDLPAIEQLESALDSYNGTLLLVTHDRRMLEAVRTTRRIEVADGRITEL; encoded by the coding sequence ATGACTGCCACTCTCGTCGCCAAGGACCTCGCCGCCGGACACGGCGACCGCACACTCTTCGCCGGGCTCGACCTCGTCGTCGCCCCCGGGGACGTGATCGGTCTCGTCGGAGTCAACGGGGCCGGAAAATCCTCCCTGCTCCGGCTGCTCGCCGGGCTCGACCGGCCCGAGGAGGGGGAGCTGCGGCTCTCGCCTCCCACCGCCACCGTCGGCCATCTCCCGCAGGAGCCCGAGCGGCGTCCCGGGGAGACCTTGCGGGAGTTCCTCGCCCGCCGCACCGGCGTCGCCGACGCCCAGGCCACGATGGACGCCGCGACCCAGGCCCTGGTGGACGGTGCGCCCGGCGCCGACGACGCTTACTCCGAGTCGCTGGAACGCTGGCTCGACCTCGGCGGCGCGGACCTGGACGAGCGGGCCGAGGAGGTGGCCGCAGACCTCGGGCTCACCGTCGGCCTCGACCTTCCGATGACCGCGCTCTCCGGCGGGCAGGCCGCCCGCGCCGGGCTCGCCTCCCTGCTGCTCTCCCGGTACGACGTCTTCCTCCTGGACGAGCCCACCAACGACCTCGACCTCGGCGGTCTGGAGCGCCTCGAACGCTTCGTCTCCGGTCTGCGCGCCGGGACCGTCGTCATCAGCCACGACCGCGAGTTCCTCACCCGCACGGTCACCAAGGTCCTCGAACTCGACCTGGCCCAGCAGCAGATCAACCTCTACGGCGGCGGCTACGCCTCCTATCTGGAGGAGCGGGAGCGGGCCCGGACGCATGCCCGTGAGGAGTTCGACGAGTACGCCGACAAGAAGTCGGCCCTCGAAGGCCGTGCCCAGATGCAGCGGGGCTGGATGGACAAGGGCGTGAAGAACGCCCGGCGCAAGGCCACCGACTCCGACAAGCTGGGCCGCAAGTTCCGCAGCGAGGCGAGCGAGAAGCAGGCGGCGAAGGCCCGGCAGACCCAGCGCATGATCGAGCGTCTGGACGTGGTGGAAGAGCCGCGCAAGGAGTGGGAACTCCGGATGGAGATCGCCACCGCGCCGCGCTCCGGCTCGGTCGTCGCCACCCTGCGCGAAGCCCACGTGGTCCGGGGCGACTTCGCCTTCGGGCCGGTCTCGCTGCAGATCGACTGGGCCGACCGGGTCGCCATCACAGGTGCCAATGGGGCGGGCAAGTCCACCCTTCTGGCGGCCCTGTTGGGGAGACTGCCGGTCGACTCCGGTTCTGCCGTGCTGGGTTCCGGCGTCGTGGTCGGCGAGGTCGACCAGGCGCGCAAGCTCTTCCTCGGTGACGAGACCCTGTTGGCGGCCTTCTGCGCGGCCGTCCCGGACACCGAGCCGGCCGACGTGCGCACCCTGTTGGCCAAGTTCGGGCTACGTGCGGACCATGTGATGCGCCCGGCGACCACGCTCTCGCCCGGTGAGCGGACCCGCGCGGCCCTCGCCCTGCTCCAGGGCAAGGGGGTGAACCTGCTGGTTCTGGACGAGCCCACCAACCACCTGGACCTGCCCGCCATCGAGCAGCTGGAGTCCGCGCTCGATTCGTACAACGGCACGCTCCTGCTGGTCACCCACGACCGGCGGATGCTGGAGGCGGTCCGTACGACCCGGCGCATCGAGGTCGCGGACGGGCGGATCACCGAGCTCTGA
- a CDS encoding FAD-dependent oxidoreductase yields MPDVIVVGGGVSGLTTAVVLAERGHRVRVWSRDAAGDTTSAVAGALWWPYRIEPARSVGDWALETLAVHEELAADPEETGVRMVAGVHLGERLAGLGPWAARLRGAVEVAEGLRVTLPLISMPDHLAWLERRLRAADGTVERRTVTGFGEAAAEAEVVVDCAGLGAAALASDDGMRPVRGQLVLVENPGITEWSAAPDPATGWTTYVFPQPYGLVLGGTAQDDDRSLEPDPRIAAGIVARCARIRPEIAGARVLGHRVGLRPARDAGVRIEAEELPGGGRVVHNYGHGGAGVTVAWGCAREAARLVG; encoded by the coding sequence ATGCCGGACGTGATCGTGGTGGGCGGTGGGGTCAGCGGGCTGACCACGGCGGTGGTGCTCGCCGAACGGGGTCACCGGGTGCGGGTCTGGTCGCGGGACGCGGCCGGGGACACGACCTCGGCGGTGGCGGGCGCCCTGTGGTGGCCGTACCGGATCGAGCCGGCCCGGTCGGTGGGCGACTGGGCCCTGGAGACGCTCGCCGTCCACGAGGAGCTGGCCGCCGATCCGGAGGAGACCGGGGTACGGATGGTGGCCGGGGTCCACCTGGGCGAGCGCCTGGCCGGGCTGGGTCCGTGGGCGGCACGGCTGCGGGGCGCGGTGGAGGTGGCGGAGGGGCTGCGGGTGACGCTGCCACTGATCAGCATGCCCGACCATCTGGCCTGGCTGGAGCGGCGGCTGCGGGCAGCCGACGGCACCGTCGAGCGCCGCACGGTGACCGGGTTCGGGGAGGCCGCCGCCGAGGCGGAGGTGGTGGTCGACTGCGCCGGTCTCGGGGCCGCCGCGCTGGCGTCGGACGACGGGATGCGCCCGGTGCGCGGCCAGCTCGTCCTGGTGGAGAACCCCGGGATCACGGAGTGGTCCGCCGCGCCCGATCCCGCGACGGGCTGGACGACGTACGTCTTCCCGCAGCCGTACGGGCTCGTGCTGGGCGGCACGGCGCAGGACGACGACCGGTCCCTGGAGCCGGACCCGCGCATCGCCGCCGGCATCGTGGCGCGGTGCGCGCGGATACGGCCCGAGATCGCGGGTGCCCGGGTCCTGGGGCACCGGGTGGGGCTCCGTCCGGCGCGGGACGCGGGGGTGCGGATCGAGGCGGAGGAGTTGCCGGGCGGCGGCCGGGTGGTCCACAACTACGGGCACGGGGGCGCCGGGGTCACCGTCGCCTGGGGCTGCGCGCGGGAGGCGGCCCGGCTGGTGGGCTGA